A window of Alphaproteobacteria bacterium contains these coding sequences:
- the rnc gene encoding ribonuclease III, with protein sequence MPQKKLSNLIKKLGIDFHNRDLLKLALTHRSLNKKGYERLEFLGDRVLGLSIANFLYYSFPDENEGKLAHRLAVLVSQKSLVQIAHFFNLDQYILLSETDIAAGNNTNPTILADVCEAIIAALYLDQGMKITEQFIIKHWQPLINFDAPPPKDPKTELQEWVQSKNMKLPIYNLIHTVGPDHQPLFEIQLEIPGYKPVRAKAKSKRAAEKSAAELMLKTIYSS encoded by the coding sequence TTGCCCCAAAAAAAACTATCAAACCTTATTAAAAAACTAGGTATCGATTTTCATAATCGCGACCTTTTAAAACTTGCTTTAACCCATCGTAGCCTTAATAAAAAAGGATATGAAAGACTTGAATTTTTAGGTGATAGAGTATTAGGGTTAAGCATTGCAAATTTTCTCTATTATAGCTTTCCTGATGAAAATGAAGGTAAGTTAGCACACCGTTTAGCCGTTTTAGTCAGTCAAAAAAGCTTGGTTCAAATTGCCCATTTTTTTAATCTTGATCAATATATCCTTTTATCAGAAACTGATATCGCAGCAGGCAATAATACTAATCCAACTATTTTAGCTGATGTATGTGAAGCAATCATTGCTGCTCTTTACCTTGATCAAGGTATGAAAATTACAGAACAATTTATTATTAAACACTGGCAACCTTTAATTAATTTTGATGCCCCTCCTCCTAAAGATCCTAAAACAGAACTACAAGAATGGGTGCAAAGCAAAAATATGAAACTACCTATTTATAATCTCATTCATACTGTAGGACCCGATCATCAACCATTATTTGAGATTCAATTAGAAATACCAGGCTATAAACCCGTACGTGCTAAAGCAAAATCAAAACGAGCGGCTGAAAAATCCGCTGCCGAATTAATGCTTAAAACTATTTATTCTTCATAA
- the lepB gene encoding signal peptidase I has translation MQQDTISPKKKLKSEIIDFFRTAFYALFFVLFIRTIAYEPFNIPSGSMIPTLLVGDYLFVSKFAYGYSGHSLPLINIPVKGRLFFSPPERGDVVVFKLPTNTSIDYVKRLIGLPGDEIQMKNGTLYINGEAVKRERIEDYIEDKGYGVKTIYAQYIEILPNGKSHHILERSDDDMLDNTPVYKVPENHYFFMGDNRDNSEDSRVLSKVGYVPEENLVGRADLLFFSISNDSSLWQFWKWFDSVRIERLFTKIF, from the coding sequence ATGCAACAAGATACAATATCACCAAAAAAAAAATTGAAATCTGAAATCATTGATTTTTTCAGAACAGCTTTTTATGCTTTATTTTTTGTTTTATTCATTAGAACTATTGCATATGAACCTTTTAATATCCCATCTGGGTCAATGATACCCACCCTACTCGTTGGTGATTATTTATTTGTATCAAAATTTGCTTATGGTTACAGCGGTCACTCTTTACCTCTCATTAACATTCCTGTAAAAGGACGTTTGTTTTTTTCGCCACCAGAAAGGGGTGATGTTGTAGTTTTTAAACTTCCTACTAACACATCTATTGATTATGTAAAACGTTTAATTGGTTTGCCTGGTGATGAAATTCAAATGAAAAATGGAACTCTTTATATTAATGGGGAAGCTGTTAAAAGAGAGCGAATTGAAGATTATATAGAAGATAAAGGTTATGGCGTCAAAACCATTTATGCACAATATATAGAAATTTTACCCAATGGCAAAAGTCATCATATTTTAGAAAGAAGTGATGATGATATGCTTGATAATACACCTGTTTATAAGGTACCAGAAAATCATTATTTTTTTATGGGTGATAACAGAGATAATTCTGAAGATAGCCGCGTATTATCTAAGGTTGGTTATGTACCCGAAGAAAATTTAGTTGGACGTGCAGATTTATTATTCTTTTCTATTTCTAATGACAGCAGTTTATGGCAATTCTGGAAATGGTTTGATTCTGTTCGAATAGAAAGATTATTTACAAAAATATTTTAA